A single window of Nicotiana sylvestris chromosome 5, ASM39365v2, whole genome shotgun sequence DNA harbors:
- the LOC104224872 gene encoding protein SRC2 homolog, which yields MGSRYEVEVQITSANDLKNVTWRYGPLKPYAVVWVDPNAKCSTKVDDDGDTSPYWNEKLVVPLNSSIDDSTLYVDIVHANAVEDTKPLIGSAKLPLSKVIDDVGIGGELECTLQLKRPSGRPQGKVQVEVSVREPRYRAPDAYYAPPYGVPPPSQPYGRDYGAPYTAPPSGYPYSATTPPYGQPVYGEGSYGQPSGGYGYEEEKKKSKFGGMGTGLAVGAVAGVLGGVALVEGVDLLEDKIADDVAEKVEDDLADDDGDYGGDDF from the coding sequence ATGGGATCACGATACGAAGTTGAAGTACAGATAACTTCAGCCAACGATTTGAAGAACGTCACCTGGCGTTATGGTCCCCTGAAGCCGTACGCAGTTGTTTGGGTTGATCCCAACGCTAAATGCTCTACTAAAGTCGACGATGACGGCGATACATCTCCTTACTGGAATGAAAAACTCGTCGTCCCGTTGAATTCTTCGATCGACGATTCCACCTTGTACGTCGACATCGTTCATGCGAACGCTGTCGAGGACACTAAGCCTCTCATCGGATCTGCTAAGCTTCCTCTTAGCAAAGTCATCGATGATGTTGGCATAGGTGGTGAGCTGGAGTGTACGCTCCAGCTCAAACGCCCTTCTGGTCGGCCTCAGGGAAAGGTACAAGTGGAGGTTAGCGTACGAGAGCCACGCTATCGTGCACCGGATGCGTATTATGCACCTCCGTACGGTGTCCCGCCCCCGTCGCAACCTTACGGCAGGGACTATGGTGCTCCGTACACTGCACCTCCGTCTGGTTATCCTTACAGCGCCACAACTCCTCCTTACGGGCAGCCGGTATATGGGGAGGGAAGCTACGGGCAGCCATCTGGCGGGTACGGTTACGAAGAGGAGAAAAAGAAGAGCAAGTTTGGGGGGATGGGGACAGGATTGGCTGTGGGTGCAGTAGCAGGGGTATTGGGTGGAGTGGCGTTGGTGGAAGGCGTCGACCTCTTGGAGGACAAAATCGCCGATGACGTGGCGGAGAAGGTGGAGGATGATCTCGCCGACGACGATGGTGACTACGGTGGAGATGACTTTTAG